The following proteins are encoded in a genomic region of Sorangiineae bacterium MSr12523:
- the msrA gene encoding peptide-methionine (S)-S-oxide reductase MsrA, with protein sequence MAHVLSLPTPAQALPGRTERMPVPKSHYVNGHTIVPPFPEGTKLAIFGLGCFWGAERKFWQIGPEGGVFTTAVGYAGGITPNPTYKEVCSGLTGHTEVVLVVYDPKVVSYESLLKVFWENHDPTQGMRQGGDIGTQYRSAIYTFDDAQKAAAIATRDAYQKVLTRVHYGAITTEIGPAPEFYYAEEYHQQYLAKNPGGYCGLGGTGVTCPVGVTTA encoded by the coding sequence ATGGCCCATGTACTTTCATTGCCGACCCCCGCCCAGGCCCTTCCCGGCCGCACCGAACGCATGCCGGTGCCCAAGAGCCATTACGTCAACGGCCACACCATCGTCCCGCCTTTTCCGGAGGGCACCAAGCTAGCGATTTTCGGTCTCGGCTGCTTCTGGGGCGCCGAGCGGAAATTCTGGCAGATTGGACCGGAGGGCGGCGTCTTCACCACCGCGGTGGGCTACGCCGGCGGCATCACGCCGAACCCGACCTACAAAGAGGTTTGCTCGGGCCTGACGGGGCACACCGAGGTCGTCCTCGTCGTCTACGATCCCAAGGTCGTCTCGTACGAGTCGCTGCTCAAGGTGTTCTGGGAGAACCACGATCCCACGCAGGGCATGCGCCAGGGCGGGGATATCGGCACGCAGTACCGCTCCGCCATTTACACCTTCGATGACGCGCAGAAAGCGGCCGCCATCGCCACGCGCGACGCGTACCAGAAGGTCCTCACGCGGGTGCATTACGGCGCCATCACCACGGAAATCGGCCCCGCGCCCGAGTTCTACTACGCCGAGGAGTACCACCAGCAGTACCTCGCGAAGAACCCGGGCGGCTATTGCGGCCTGGGGGGCACGGGCGTGACGTGCCCCGTGGGCGTTACGACGGCCTGA
- the trxA gene encoding thioredoxin, giving the protein MASSKNVLEVGDADFDKEVLKADLPVLVDFGATWCGPCKAIAPIVDKIADENVGKYKVVKVDIDDAPSVAQRFGIRGVPTLIVFKGGEKKNQHVGLTNKDALLKLLDV; this is encoded by the coding sequence ATGGCATCCAGCAAGAACGTTCTCGAAGTAGGGGACGCGGACTTCGACAAGGAAGTCCTCAAGGCAGATCTTCCGGTCCTCGTCGACTTCGGCGCCACGTGGTGCGGGCCCTGCAAAGCCATCGCCCCCATCGTCGACAAAATCGCCGACGAGAACGTTGGGAAGTACAAGGTCGTCAAGGTCGACATCGACGACGCACCGTCCGTTGCGCAGCGCTTCGGCATCCGCGGCGTTCCCACCCTCATCGTCTTCAAGGGTGGTGAGAAGAAGAACCAGCACGTGGGTCTCACGAACAAGGACGCGCTGCTCAAGCTTCTCGACGTCTGA
- a CDS encoding BON domain-containing protein: MRMAKLFLLGMGVGSGVTYFFDPRQGARRRAMARDKAVHFAGVVRAQVDAGARDLSHRMHGLVSAVYGAVHTFAARETVSDDVLQARVRSALGRVCSHPHAIHVTVDRGVVELTGLVLSEERASVIRHVARVPGVGIVKDLLDAHTRAEGIPALQGAPRPTKPAVIRRLSSPAGRLVLSSAGILALGAVAPSLLLPIGTILGIGVAAHKEEQTRARRARTLERRGSRRARGPGSPLREEMPPMDARERSTNGHVRPS; the protein is encoded by the coding sequence ATGAGAATGGCCAAACTCTTTCTCCTGGGGATGGGCGTTGGGTCCGGCGTGACCTATTTCTTCGATCCCCGGCAAGGTGCGCGTCGCCGTGCGATGGCGCGCGACAAAGCCGTTCATTTCGCCGGCGTCGTAAGAGCCCAGGTCGACGCGGGCGCACGCGATCTCTCGCATCGCATGCACGGCTTGGTGAGCGCGGTTTACGGTGCGGTTCACACCTTTGCTGCGCGCGAGACCGTTTCGGACGACGTACTGCAGGCGCGCGTGCGCTCGGCGCTCGGGCGCGTGTGCAGCCATCCGCACGCCATCCACGTGACCGTGGACCGCGGGGTCGTCGAATTGACGGGGCTGGTGCTCAGCGAGGAGCGCGCTTCGGTGATTCGCCACGTGGCGCGGGTACCGGGCGTGGGCATCGTCAAAGATCTGCTCGACGCGCACACGCGCGCGGAGGGCATCCCGGCGCTTCAAGGTGCGCCGCGGCCGACGAAGCCTGCGGTCATCCGACGGCTCTCGTCGCCGGCGGGCCGGCTGGTGCTGAGCTCCGCGGGAATTCTCGCGCTGGGGGCGGTGGCTCCGTCGCTGCTCTTGCCGATTGGCACCATCCTCGGGATCGGTGTGGCCGCGCACAAGGAAGAGCAAACCCGAGCGCGCCGCGCACGCACCCTCGAGCGCCGCGGCTCACGGCGGGCGCGAGGCCCGGGTTCGCCGCTGCGCGAGGAGATGCCGCCCATGGACGCGCGCGAGCGCTCGACCAACGGGCACGTCAGGCCGTCGTAA